The window ttttttttaattgtcaaaatgttttttacatTATTAGCTGACATACATTTTGGGCTTTATTgaattgtaaatatttcattataatttttctttttctgagtcTTTATGTTTGACCTTCTGacttatttctgtttctgtctgaaccTCTTTTCCCACAATCACCACATAGAGATACCATTTTACAGATTGTAAAGAATTGTGATTATTATTCTTACAAAATCCTTGggtaaatttatttttataaaccAGGAAACAACCCTGAGAACAATAATAATGGAGagccctttctttcttttttatctatCCATTCCTTCACTGGTTTCTGTCTCTTTACGTTGAGACAAGCTGACATCTTGTGGTTCGATCTGGTAACTGATCAGTAGAATATTGTCCACTGTGGCTTGTCTGACTGCTTTATGCTTGAtacatttttctttcctgcaATGCTTTTAGAGGTGTTTTCCTCTTGGCTTGTGCACATGTTCCTCATTTCAGCGTGAAGCGTGTGTTCTGAGCTGAACACATCTTTACTGTGGCTGCTTTGTCCCAGATAATCCCATTTTGACACATGAAGCCAGCCGAGGCCTGACGTGTCATGAGGACAGAAACAGGGTTCGATCCGGCCCGTGGGACAAACCGCTCCTGAGAGTTACAGAAAATAGCTTCTTTGATGAAAGCGAATGCTTCTCAGACTGCCTGTTCATCTTCTCACTGAAATAAAGGGAAACATTTGCATCTGTGGTTCATTCTGGTCCAGCCCACAGGATTATTTTGGGCTTTTCATATCTTAAATGTATGTCTTTGGACAAAGAAACCCGATTCTCGGCCTGGAGTTCTTTAGATGTgcttcagagcagattccttcctctctgtgtgAATCTAATTTATGTAATAATTAATAGTGTTTGTATAAAATAAGCCGAGTCGTCACATTTGTTGTCCCAAACCTTTTATTGCAgctcccagaaaaaaaaaaatcctttacagaagttgttgttgttgttttttttgccacttgGAATTACCTTTGAACATCCATCTGTACTTCACAATAATTTAACGGCCGCCTTCAGGACTGGAGGCGGTTCAGGACCTGCCATCCCTCCGGTCGGGGCGTTCCGAGGCTCCTGCCATGTAACGTGGCTACGCTGCTGCTTTACCCCCCTCACAACTTTGTCTAGTGTTGAACACCTGACTAGTGttacacaataaaaaaattttGTCTGTTCCTTAAACTCGCCTGTCGACAAACAGCTCACGGCTCTGtacaaaaaagaagctttttttaaaaaaaaaaaacaaattcagaaaattgtagtttttgttttttttccatgtcctttttaaaaatgtccctttttttaagaaaaaaataagggaAGAAGTCTTCAGCGTTGAAAAAGGTTTGTACAGTTCACACTGATTTACTACGGAAGAGGATTAGGGCCAccgttcagtttttttttccatagaaATTTGACTGAAAATCTCACAATTCTGTggaaaaaacactcaaaacagcTTAAATTCTGGCCTCTGTTCATAATTTTGGGGCTAAAACCAGAGTCCTTGGAGGAACAAAAAGTGTATTCTGGTTTTAACCTCAAAATCTGaagtcaaaaaaaataaaatttcagaaaaagtttccTTTTTTGGGGCCCTTATCGTCTTTCGTGATTTACagattgtcaaaaaaaaaaaaaagctggttttacaggaacaaacaaaaaaaaaggttgttttctACAAAACAGCTACTGCACACCACAGGAATGTTTCGCATCCCGAACAAACAGCCTGGTCCTTACAGTGAGTGGAGATAGGAGACAGCAAGGGACTGGATAGAGTTAGTGTGCCGTCACGTACTGTACACACGTTTTCATTACCTCCTAacaaagaacacacaaaaacatctcttttttttttttttggctcttctaatgagaaaaacaaaaaacaaaaatgatctGCGAAGCTGTGGTCCATCTATTGATGACAACCTTTTCTGTTTCGCAGCATCCTTCATGGAGCAGATGCTGCAGGAATGACGGCCAAAACGCGCAGAGATGTGTTTAAAATGTTAGTGTAAAAGCACAACAGAACTATTACGTGCTGATTTCTGTCTGATCTGGAGCAAAGAACGACGACGCTAAACCtctaaaacacacagatcagGTCTGATGCCacacaggagagaggagaggagaggaaagagttctttgttcctttaaaaaaaaaaaaaaaaaagaaagaaaaaccgaGACAGTGAAGTTACATAACAGGTAGCTGGTTATGGCTGGAGTTTCCACAGTAATGATCCTCTGTGGGCCCAACAGAACGAACACAcagggttaaaaacaaaaaacaaaaagcctttcAGCCTGCCTGGAGGAGGTGGCACGCAGCGAGCGCCAAGTTTGTGtttgagaggaaaacaagaaatcaGAAAAAGTCTTTATCATCCATTCTGTCCTGGTTTACATTGCTGCTCTGAACCCGGAGCTCACAGTGAGGCTCCAGCGTCCTCACCTGAAGGTCTGCGCTCATTTAGgaaaagatggaggaaaaaaaaaaatctaggaatgtctcactcacactcacacacacacacacacacacacacacacacacacacgtaaacagTTTCAAAACATCTAAAACTCAAAGGAATGATTAACTAATGAAActcactttacacacacacacacacacacacacacaggttatgTGCAAGCACATGGCTCATCCTGGAGTCAACACATACTGAGAGGTAAATGAACAcaccggggaggaggaggaggaggaggaggaggaggaggaggaggaggaggaggaggaggaggaggaggaaattgCATAGAATCTACAGACCTCAGCTCACCTGACAGGAGCTGGTTCTCTTCTAGAAAAAGGATGAAGCTTCTGAAGCTATGCTAACGCCGACCGACggacttcaaaacaaacaaacaaacgacgGGTCTGACTGGTGCACGTCTTTcagtgcagacacacaccgactgatggaaggaaggaaatgaagcacacacacacacacacacacacacacgaggtaAAAACAGGAGGAGTAACCCCccccataaaaaaacaaaaaaacaaaaacacaggggGGATTCAGACGGGAGCAGGGGGCCGGGAGGAGGCGAGTGTTGTCATGACGACTCCATCATTCCTCAGGAGGCGGAGAGAGGCTTCGTCCCTCTGAGCGCTGCTGGTGATGCAACAACAGTGGCGCCCCGCTTGGTCGCCACGGCAACGGCGGCAGCCTCTATGTTTCTGGGGGAATAATAACAGGTTCTGTTTTCTTGATGTTCTGCAAATAAATCCCTTCGTTCCACGTTAAAAAGCCCCTCGGATCAGAGGGCTGCAGCCGAAACAGCTGTTCGCCACTGTCCTCAggtgaaatacagtgaaactcATCTGCAGACACTTTAAATCCAGGATAAAAACAACTCAGACAGGTTGATGTCTTGTGTTCCATTTATGGAATTTTAGAAATACCACTTAGAACCTTTCTCAggttaaaaacattaaatcctTGCAGCAGTTTTCAGCGATTTAGCCAGCTGAGCTGCTTTATGGACTTTAattgttttgtcattttattttattttatttatttggatttCATTTGTTATTTGTCACTTTGGCCATTAGAGTTATTTCGTGTCTTAAGgatttgtcccttttttttttttttttttttttagagctttCTACAAAACCTTTTCGCCGTTTCCTTCCCACCTATCAAACTGTCCATGAAACTCGATATTTTACCATTTTCTTTTACTTGATTTAATGATGACTAGTTTATCAAGAGGTGcatttagagcaggggtggggaatcctggtcctggagggccgcaaacctgcatgttttccatgtctccctgcttcaacacacctgaatcgaatcaagattcatatccaagtccagcagaaagccagataacgagcctcattgcaatcagctgtgttgaagcagggagacatggaaaacatgcagggctgcggccctccaggaccagggttccccacccctgatttAGAGGCTCAGCACTGATCGCCGGAGGTGGCATGGTTTGCTGTGACGGTTTTTAGTCGTCACCTTGAGAAAAGTCCTCTGCAAAGAAAATCTTTTGTgcaaatataagaaaaaaacaaacaaaggtgTGCGTTGACACACAGCCTGAGCTTCAGGGAGCGGCTGCAGACGCATTAAATCCAGCAGAGCCCCGGTTTGACTGTAACTAAAGACTCTGTTAGAAACTTAAGAACTTATATTCAGAAAATTCAGTAAGTGCAGAGCAGATGGTCCTTTAACAactaagggtgctttcacacctacagcatctggtccgcttgaagcggactagcgtCCTCAACTCcggcaggttcggttcgtacgcgctggtgtgaaagcagaccagttagttttggtccgggacaaagaaccgcaccgagacctcctcgaggaggtggtctcggtgcggtctcggcgcggtccgctgctggtgtgaaagttgaccagcctcggtcttgtccgctctgttgtggagaaggctttttggtcggcggaggcttccgtagcaagccgcgcagcacatcacgtcacacatgctggccaatcagggttcacatccgccacccaaaacacattattatgtgaacagcgccaccaagaggcaggagggtcatagtggatagttcatctgcaaaaacaagtggtgtgaatgcgaaccgaaccaggtgacagctgcaacatttatgaataatttatgtccgaaccgaaccactctagcggactagtaggtgtgaaagcaccctaaaaACATTTAACATCAGCTGGTAGTGGTGTGTGAGCGCCCTCTAGTTTTTAATTAAGGAAAGCCCGATTTTTTGATAATAACATAAATTCCAATCTCATCAAATCAAAACTTGAAAGAACAGCCAGCTGAACGAAGCAGCTGCTGATCTTCAGGCTGATAAAGATGCTGCTTTGTGCTGCTGTGGCAGGAAAAAATGATCAGTAATCCATCACCATATCAGCTATCGCCATCCGCTGATAATCAGTTCGGCCTCCAGTGACGTACGCTCAGTTATTGTGGCGTAAATGAAGAGTTGAACATttaaccagctgctgcagagtcgAACGTTTGAGGAAAGCTAAACTAAAATGGATCATGTTCTAATGACGCAGAAGGCAGCTTTCGCTAAAAAACGGTCTTTTTGAAGGGATCCCTGCAGAGATGGTGTGCTTGTGGGTCAGAGGGGAACAAAGTGCAGCTGACTATCAGCTCCACGTTACCAGCAGATACTCCTCTGCGGAGAGCCGCCACCTCTTCACCTCTCTGTTGCGTAATGTTCTAGAAGCTGACGGTTACATGACGATAAGAGCAGACCCCCCGATCCCAGTACGACATGTGAGGACTGGACACGGCGCACATGCCTGGGTGGGAaaggaacgtgtgtgtgtgtgtgtgtgtgtgtgtgtggagggggctGGAGCTGGTGTGTACCTGTGGGCTCGTCCAGattctcttcttctgtctcggcaaactcagctgctgtgaagaAAGAAGCACGAAGAAGATAAACGTCAGTGGCTTCCTGTTGgtctgtttgttgtgtgtgtgtgtgtgtgtgtgtgtgtgtgtgtgtgtgtgtgtgtgtgtgtgtgtgtgtgtgtgtgtgtgtgtggtctgctcaCCTTCCTctactgcctcctcctcctcttgtgttACTTCCACCGTCTCTGTGGCTGAGAGAAGAGGTAAAGCGTCTTAAACAGTGAGCTTCATCGCAGCCGCAGCCGCTCAGGACGTCCGTCTCCTTTACCTGGTTCTGTTTGTTCCTCCGTTACTTCTTCTTCTACCGCCTCCTCGGCAGCTTCTTCCTCAGgagctgcctcctcctcctcctcctctggggcCTCCTCAGCAGCATCCTCTTCTGCTGGggcagcctcctcttcctcagctggggcagcctcctcttcctcagctggagcagcctcctcttcctcagctggagcagcctcctcttcctcagctggagcagcctcttcttcctcagctggagcagcctcttcctcctcttcctccacagctgcGGCTTCTACCTCCTGGACgggagcctcctcctctgcttcctggacTGCCTCCTCCGTggtgacctcctcctcctctggggcTGCTGCTTCGACCTCGACAGCCTCCTCGGCGGCAgcggcctgctcctcctcctcgtccgctgctgctggtgcttcctcctccacagcctcttCCGTCACGGCCTCCTCGGCtacttcagctgctgcttcctccacagcgTCCTCCACAGCCGCCGGCGCCTCCTCTTCAGCCGGAGGAGcggagtcctcctcctcctcctccactggagcgttcacgctctcctcctctgccgccTCGGGGGCTTCCTCGGCGGccggcgcctcctcctcctcctgcaccgcctcctccacctcctctgctgCCGGCTCCTCAGCGGCGGGCTCCTCCACCggagcctcctgcagcagtCAGGAGACAAACATCAGCAACACGACTCACCTCCATGTCATGTCCATCATTTGGACATGACTGgttacagcacacacacctcctgcacGGGcgtgtcctcctccacagcaggaggctcctcctccaggacctgcgGGTCCTCCTCAATCACCTGGAAACAAATAGATCAGCCGGAGATGATCAGCAGGTTCAGGCTTGTCaggacacttcctgtttccacggCTCTCATCTCTACTGACCTCTTCTGGCTCcacaggttctggttctggttctggttcaggttctggcTCAGATGCAACCTCCTCAGCTTCAGGCTCTagaggggagaaaaagagagTTTAGACAGACTCTGcttcatgtacacacacacacacacacacacacacacacacacacacacacacacacacacacacacacacacacacacacaccctcggcGGAGTAATGCTGCTCCCCAGGTTACACAACGAATTCAATTCCAAAACACACTTCAGgcctgtttctgttttatggcttctgaaatatttcagtaCTTCTGATCCTGTTCCAACTTTTGGAGAtgtgtacatttaaaaaaaaagagcacacacacacacaaacacacacacacacacacacacacacctggcggCGGTACAGCAGTGTCTTCGGCCACAGCAGCTTCGATGGCCTCCTCTACGGGAGCGGGGTCGGGCTCAACCACGGCTGAGGACAGACGGCGAGAGATCATGAGGTTTATCcttcacaacaaaacacatctgGAATTACAGGCAGTTTAACAGCGGTACGGTGGAGTGTGTGGGTCAGAAACACACTTTAGACACTCAGCAGTTTCCGTAAGAGGGCCGAGAATCAGCCTCAAGGCTTTTAGTGATCACTGAAATCTTCTCAAACTGACTTTTAGAGGTTCAGAGAAAAAACTAGGATTGAGAATTAATTTAGAAACTGTAGAAATGACATTAAGCCACGCCACTAACATATCAGATTCATGTAATAAAAGCAGAGGGATTTCAGAGCAGAGCACGACGCCCACTTATGCTTTTTATTGAGAATGTGTGCAAACTACTCATTACGCTCTGCTCGCACTCAAATGATTCCAGATCACAAAAATGTCTTAAAAGTGCTGAATTTCTTCCAGCCCGAGTGTCTTATTTTCAGGATTGGGATGGTTACGTTTTCTCATCACGtttctgaggtgtgtgttgaatATCGTCTTTCAGAGTCATGGTTAAATCTCTACTCTTTCATAATTTCATACAAGTTTCACCAAATCTAAGCTCCGTCTCGGCCGCTGAGGTTCGATCAGAGCCGTTACACCTCCGCCCGGTCTCTGGAGGCGTGTCAGCAGGTGTGCGTTACCTTCAGGTGTGGGTGTAGGAGCGGCGGTCTCCACCGGGGCGGCGGCCTCTTCACGGCGGGGGGTGACCACCACGGCCTTCTCTTTCAGCCCTACATGAGACCATGTACAGTTGTTGGAGGGAAGCGCTGgacgtgtgtgtgcagggggtTATATATAGTGAGTGTAAACACAGTAATGAAGATGTAAATATATAAAGTACATTTCACAGACAAAGATGGATGTTTGCACAGCATCATTTACACTGGGGATGTCAAACCTATGGTTCAgggaccaaaactggcctgctACAGGGTCCAATCTGGTCCTGTAGCAGTAAAAGCTATGAAGAAACTTAAGTCAGAATTCAATTTAGCAGAAGAAACTTCTGTTTCTGAGAGGATTGAGTTGCATTTTACACATGACAGAATTCAAAAGTTGCTAAATTTTGGAAACGCACTTGTCtttcagtaaaatattctgctgTAGTTTAAATCTGAACCTGAGTAGCCATCGCCGGCTGTTGAAATGTTGGCATGTTTATTACTCAGCTGTTTGACTGGTCTGACTCTCTCCCATCAGGACTGCAGTCAGTTTGACACCCCGGataaaaccactgaaaacaGGCTTGGGTTTCCTTTGCTGACGTTGTTCGGGTGTATTAGAGCAGACACGGGTGAAGCACAGATAGACGACGGTCTGAACTCTACCCTCCTTCCAGGGCAGAGACCAACCGGATTCCTCACGAGAGGGTTTGTCAGATTCAGACAAATGTAGTTGGAGTTACTGTATGTGAGGCACTggtgtgtccgtcctgaaatcAGGTGTGGCGGAGCGCCGTATTGTTCTGAGAATTATGAGCGAAGCAGCTCATGTGCAGTGTTTTGCTGCTTTGGTCACCCGTTAAAGTGGAATTGAGAGAAATCCTGTAACAGATAaacttctatttaaaaaaaaaaagcacttgaCATGGATCCAGAAACTTtattgataaaagaaaaaaaaaacatgttaaattaagaaaaacctCAGAGTCACATGTTGACATCGTTGGGAAGGTGAAAACTGAATTAATCCCGCGAGCGAGTCGGATTTAATTTTCATTCCAGCACAGTACCAATGCTTTCAGCGCATCGTCGGTGCTCCACGCTCGTCACATCTCGCCTAAACGTATTCAGCTGGATAGAGAATAAACCTGAACAGGAAAACACCACATCATTCTGCTAGCAAGAGGATGAGGAACACCAGCTGTACCACATGGAAAATAACGgggaaaa of the Salarias fasciatus chromosome 18, fSalaFa1.1, whole genome shotgun sequence genome contains:
- the LOC115405755 gene encoding fibrous sheath CABYR-binding protein-like isoform X5 yields the protein MGDPASLMETTAPPVVTATMTAEELQDGAKTQSASKNGKKSDSGSSGSFFTWFIVLALLGVWTSVAVVYFDLVDYQGVLGLKEKAVVVTPRREEAAAPVETAAPTPTPEAVVEPDPAPVEEAIEAAVAEDTAVPPPEPEAEEVASEPEPEPEPEPEPVEPEEVIEEDPQVLEEEPPAVEEDTPVQEEAPVEEPAAEEPAAEEVEEAVQEEEEAPAAEEAPEAAEEESVNAPVEEEEEDSAPPAEEEAPAAVEDAVEEAAAEVAEEAVTEEAVEEEAPAAADEEEEQAAAAEEAVEVEAAAPEEEEVTTEEAVQEAEEEAPVQEVEAAAVEEEEEEAAPAEEEEAAPAEEEEAAPAEEEEAAPAEEEEAAPAEEEEAAPAEEDAAEEAPEEEEEEAAPEEEAAEEAVEEEVTEEQTEPATETVEVTQEEEEAVEEAAEFAETEEENLDEPTET
- the LOC115405755 gene encoding fibrous sheath CABYR-binding protein-like isoform X1, giving the protein MGDPASLMETTAPPVVTATMTAEELQDGAKTQSASKNGKKSDSGSSGSFFTWFIVLALLGVWTSVAVVYFDLVDYQGVLDKAKGIQINLSEALQGKLVAYDTDGDGDFDVEDAKVLLGLKEKAVVVTPRREEAAAPVETAAPTPTPEAVVEPDPAPVEEAIEAAVAEDTAVPPPEPEAEEVASEPEPEPEPEPEPVEPEEVIEEDPQVLEEEPPAVEEDTPVQEEAPVEEPAAEEPAAEEVEEAVQEEEEAPAAEEAPEAAEEESVNAPVEEEEEDSAPPAEEEAPAAVEDAVEEAAAEVAEEAVTEEAVEEEAPAAADEEEEQAAAAEEAVEVEAAAPEEEEVTTEEAVQEAEEEAPVQEVEAAAVEEEEEEAAPAEEEEAAPAEEEEAAPAEEEEAAPAEEEEAAPAEEEEAAPAEEDAAEEAPEEEEEEAAPEEEAAEEAVEEEVTEEQTEPATETVEVTQEEEEAVEEAAEFAETEEENLDEPTET
- the LOC115405755 gene encoding fibrous sheath CABYR-binding protein-like isoform X4, with protein sequence MGDPASLMETTAPPVVTATMTAEELQDGAKTQSASKNGKKSDSGSSGSFFTWFIVLALLGVWTSVAVVYFDLVDYQGVLGKLVAYDTDGDGDFDVEDAKVLLGLKEKAVVVTPRREEAAAPVETAAPTPTPEAVVEPDPAPVEEAIEAAVAEDTAVPPPEPEAEEVASEPEPEPEPEPEPVEPEEVIEEDPQVLEEEPPAVEEDTPVQEEAPVEEPAAEEPAAEEVEEAVQEEEEAPAAEEAPEAAEEESVNAPVEEEEEDSAPPAEEEAPAAVEDAVEEAAAEVAEEAVTEEAVEEEAPAAADEEEEQAAAAEEAVEVEAAAPEEEEVTTEEAVQEAEEEAPVQEVEAAAVEEEEEEAAPAEEEEAAPAEEEEAAPAEEEEAAPAEEEEAAPAEEEEAAPAEEDAAEEAPEEEEEEAAPEEEAAEEAVEEEVTEEQTEPATETVEVTQEEEEAVEEAAEFAETEEENLDEPTET
- the LOC115405755 gene encoding fibrous sheath CABYR-binding protein-like isoform X2, yielding MGDPASLMETTAPPVVTATMTAEELQDGAKTQSASKNGKKSDSGSSGSFFTWFIVLALLGVWTSVAVVYFDLVDYQGVLDKAKGIQINLSEALQGKLVAYDTDGDGDFDVEDAKVLLGLKEKAVVVTPRREEAAAPVETAAPTPTPEAVVEPDPAPVEEAIEAAVAEDTAVPPPEPEAEEVASEPEPEPEPEPEPVEPEEVIEEDPQVLEEEPPAVEEDTPVQEEAPVEEPAAEEPAAEEVEEAVQEEEEAPAAEEAPEAAEEESVNAPVEEEEEDSAPPAEEEAPAAVEDAVEEAAAEVAEEAVTEEAVEEEAPAAADEEEEQAAAAEEAVEVEAAAPEEEEVTTEEAVQEAEEEAPVQEVEAAAVEEEEEEAAPAEEEEAAPAEEEEAAPAEEEEAAPAEEEEAAPAEEEEAAPAEEDAAEEAPEEEEEEAAPEEEAAEEAVEEEVTEEQTEPATETVEVTQEEEEAVEEAEFAETEEENLDEPTET
- the LOC115405755 gene encoding fibrous sheath CABYR-binding protein-like isoform X3 → MATKKNAKVHVKSKDGAKTQSASKNGKKSDSGSSGSFFTWFIVLALLGVWTSVAVVYFDLVDYQGVLDKAKGIQINLSEALQGKLVAYDTDGDGDFDVEDAKVLLGLKEKAVVVTPRREEAAAPVETAAPTPTPEAVVEPDPAPVEEAIEAAVAEDTAVPPPEPEAEEVASEPEPEPEPEPEPVEPEEVIEEDPQVLEEEPPAVEEDTPVQEEAPVEEPAAEEPAAEEVEEAVQEEEEAPAAEEAPEAAEEESVNAPVEEEEEDSAPPAEEEAPAAVEDAVEEAAAEVAEEAVTEEAVEEEAPAAADEEEEQAAAAEEAVEVEAAAPEEEEVTTEEAVQEAEEEAPVQEVEAAAVEEEEEEAAPAEEEEAAPAEEEEAAPAEEEEAAPAEEEEAAPAEEEEAAPAEEDAAEEAPEEEEEEAAPEEEAAEEAVEEEVTEEQTEPATETVEVTQEEEEAVEEAAEFAETEEENLDEPTET